DNA sequence from the Clostridia bacterium genome:
CTAAGTCCTGAGGTACAATGCCTACATTTTTTTTAGTCTGTATAGGGCTCTTTACTATATCCTGGTCTAAGATAAATATGCTGCCTTTATCTATGGACAGGAGCCCGCACATCATGTTAATTGTGGTGCTTTTGCCTGCGCCGTTCGGGCCTAACAGACCATATATTTCACCTTCATCGATTTCCAGGGTTATGTTGTCTACTGCTGTTACATCATCAAACTTTTTTGTGAGGTTTTCAATTTTAACTACCTTCATAAGTTGTTATTCCTTTCTGCATCGTAAAGTTTTCTGCCTATATTTATATGATAAAGAAAAGAAATCTCCGTTTTTAGTCCATAAGGTCATAAAAACGATATGACTAAAGTCATATCGTTTTTAAACCTGCATTCTGACTATAACCTGCCGCCGTTAAGATAGTAGATAGCTATCTGGGTTCTGTGCTCAAGGCCGGTCTTATTAAGCACAGATGTGATATAGTTCTTGACTGTACCCTCTGATATGTATAATTTTCCTGAAATTTCCCGGTTTGAGAGGCCTTTGGAAATAAGCTCCATAATCTCCAGTTCCCGATCTGAAAACATTGACTTATCCAGCTTGCTGCTGCTAACGGTATTTAACCCTTCCTTTATCTTATCCATTACGATATCCTGCATTACCGTATTTCCGCCATATACCATCTTTATTGCATCTTTGATTTTATCAGGAGGGTTATTCTTCAGAAGATAACCTCTTACTCCATTTCTTACTGCAGTGGTGATAAATTCATCATCATCAAAAGTAGTAAGAATCAGGGGTTTTACGGAAGTCTTTTCGCATATCTCCCGGGCTGCCTGAACTCCATTCATTACCGGCATCCGGACGTCTAGCAGAGCAACATCTATTTTTTCTCTCAGGCATAGCTCTAAAGCTTTAAGCCCGTTGTCAACACAATCTACAATTTCAAAGTCCCCGTCCATTCCCAGTATTATTTTCAGGCCATCTCTGATTAATGCATCATCATCCGCGATTAACAATCTGATCGGCATGTTTTCCTCCTTCTATAGGCAGCAGGGTTATTATGGAGAAACCTTTAGAACCGTCTGTGATAATTTTTCCTCCTATACCCTCACTTCGCTCTTCCATACCCGCTATGCCAAGCCCCTTTTTTATTTTTGCAGCTCCTACGCCATTGTCCCGTATTTCTGCCTTAATAAATTTATTTAGTACTTCAATATGTACTGTTACCGTACTTGCGTTAGAATATTTGATTGTGTTTGTAAGAGCTTCCTTTATATTTTCGTAAATTATTTTCCACTGAACATAAGAAATTTGTTCCAGGTTTCCCTTGTGAAGAAGATTGGACTTTATTTTGCTGTTGACCGTAAATTCCTCCAGGAGCAGTTTCAGCCTGTTGACTCCCAGCTGCTCTGAAACTGGTTTTATATTTCTAAGTGTAGCTCTTATACTTTCCATACCATCGCGCAAAGTATTTATTACACTCTGTAATATTTCCCGGACTTTATTGTTATTTTCCTGGATATGACTGTACTCAACCAATAATTTAGCAGCCTCAAGCTGCATAAGGCTTCCTGAAAGTGAATGTCCGATTTTATCGTGTATTTCCTGCGCTATCTTGTTTCGTTCTTCAAGCTGCGAAGAATACTTTAGCTGTTTTTCATATTCCGCTTCCTTGTTAAGCTTGTCATGCAGAGAATGGTTTTTTTCCTTCAGGGAATCTGTTTCTGCGGTAAGATAGGTTATTTTTTTATGTGAATTATAGGACAAAACATATATAAGAAAGCCGAAAACAGATATCAATACATACTCCGCCACCAGTCCTCTTCCCGCAGTGAAAGCGCCTGCGACCAGTACGGTTACAGTTAACCACATATTTTCTCTGTGCTTATATATAAGTTCTATAATATTTATAGGTAATAGAAGAATAAACAATGGATTGACGTAAAAAAAGCATCCCATAACAGATATTATGGAAAAAATCAGAAGGCTGGTTTTTAAGTTGCTGGATTTAAATACATGGTAAGCCATATTAATAATTACAAATATCAGAATACACAAAATAACTGGAGTTATATTGCTGGTATGGCTGCTAAATTTGATTGCACAATATATTATAAGAGTAAGTTTGCTTAAAACGATCCAGTTTTCCATCCAAGTGCCCCGTTTGTTTTCATGTTTTTAAGTTTTATATCTCATAACATCATATTAACAAAACTTACTAGGGTGGGCAATAACTTTCACTTACAATATTCTTTCTGCTTATCAGCCTAAAGCAACATCCAGTACCATCATAAGCGCGAATCCCAGCATTGCGCCTACAGTTGCAATATCAGTATTCCCGGATAATTGGGACTCAGGGATTAACTCTTCGATTACCACATATATCATTGCACCTGCTGCAAAAGAGAGTGCAAAGGGTAATATAGGCTGTATAAAAAAGACAGCAGCTGCTCCTACCACCCCTGCAACCGGTTCAACAAGGCCTGACATTTGTCCGTACCAGAAGCTTCTTAGCCTTGAAAAGCCTTCACGCCGAAGAGGCACTGATACAGCAGCTCCCTCAGGAAAATTTTGGATACCAATACCAATTGCTAATATGACCGCCCCCGCAAGAGAGGCTGAGGGCATGCCTGAAGCAGCGGCACCAAAGGCAACACCTACAGCAAGACCTTCAGGGATATTATGCATTGTAATAGCGAGTACCAGCAAAATACTCCTATGCCAGCCGGTTTTTATTCCCTCCGCTTTGTCAGTCGGATATTCCAAATGAAGATGAGGAAGGAGCTTATCAACAAGTTTGAGAAAGAAGCCGCCCATAAGAAACCCTGTCAAGGCAGGCAACCATGAAGGCAAATCTGATTTTTCCGCAAGTTCAATAGAGGGGGAAAGCAGCGACCAAAAGCTTGCTGCTATCATAACGCCTGCAGCAAAGCCCAACATGCAGTCAAGAACTTTCCTGTTAATGCTCTTAAATGCAAATACCAGCGAAGCACCCAGAGCGGTAAGAAACCAGGTGAAGCATGTAGCTATAAGAGCATTTACTATGGGGGAGGAATTCCTTAAAAATTCTAAAGACATATATTCTCCTTTCCGGTTCTGATTATACAATTATGTTTTTACAACCAATAAATTATTTTATATACAATATACCACCTAAATTTCATCTTTAATCCATATTTTAGTTTAGACGAGTCCGCAGTAACGGATTATCGTTTCCCTTTTTATTTATGCTGCATATAATGCAATAGAGCCAACTGCGAAAAATACTTAAGCTGGAGGCCTAGCTGATGCGTTGTGCCGGATAAGTCTTATTAATGGGGCTAAACGGTAGGAGAATATGTTCAGCTTATTGGATTTTTCAGGTTAGCAAAACAGGTTGATTTATAAACACGAAGGATCGGGTTTATTTTGTATTTTTATCAAAAACATGATTGTATAATTTATGGGGGGGTATTTTATGTTGAGTCCAGTTGAGGAATTGAGGTTTTGGACTGCAATAATGAGAGATCATGGTGAATTCATGCTGATTTCACTATCGTCGAGAGAACAGGACGCCATCAGGACTGCATACTACTATAGAAACTCATTTGCTGTATTGCATGAAGAAATAAAAAAATACTTGGATAAGCCGGATGCGCCTGAGATTTCAACATTGGCAAACAACAGTATTCCGCTCCTGACGGGCTTTATTAACTTCAAGCAGATTTTATTAAGGCGGCTGCTGGAATGCAATATGGAAATTAGCCTTCCACCTACATTTTTAAACCATATGATAAATGAAGCAATGGAGTTTTTTAAAGTATTAAGCATGCTTATGTCACCAATACCGGTAAGCGATGTGATGGAAAACATATATCTTCATAAAGTATGGCTGCCGGATGCTGCAGGACATGCGGCTTCTATTGCTGCAGAACTCGACCCTGTAGAAAAAATGCTGATTAAAGAAGCAGAAGAGTTTGAAAAATGCTTCAACTGCCTTTTTATTAAGGCTGATGAACTGGGGAAAATGCTTGAACGCACAGGACTTGACGATGGTACTTTGAAGCATTTGAATGAGGAAGTAAGAATTAAGATAGAGGAATTTATAAACTTCCTGGAGAGGATATATAAACTCAGAGAGCAGTGTAAAGTACTGGGTACACTGAAACCGCTTATACCCTTCCATATGATGAGAGAAGAAAATTATTATCTTGCCCGGGTAAAGAATGTTCAGAGCAAATAACTTGGAGTCCGGGAACGATTTTGAGAGTATGGCTGATAAATGCGCTAAAAACATGTTTGATAAATTGTCATACAGCCTGGCTGTTTTACCAGGGCTTTTACACAAGTATTGTATTGGCCTTTTATTTTTAGTTTTCCAACAATATATTGATAAAAATTTGTGAAGATATGAATGCATTTTGCAAAGTATGTAAATCATACTGAGTAAATGTACTGATATTTGTTTTTTTGAAAAAATGTGTGGCAAATGTATTAACTAAAATGAATACTTATTGAGAAAATGAAGTAAGAAGTTGGTGATTTGTATGAATATTATTGATTTGGCTTTGCAGTTTAATGATTTGGAATGGGCGAAGAAATTGACTGAGCAGGAAAGGCATCAGGAAGAACCGGTTAATGAAGAAAACATAGTGACTATTTTTGATAGGAATTCCATTGCGCTAGAGAACATTGTTACACAATACGCAGTTAAAGAAAAAGATGGTATCAGAGCTTTTAATATAAATTCTATGTATGATAGAAATGAAGCAGATTTGATTCTTACGGAAACTCCCCCATATAACCTTGGAGATGTCGTCAAATACTATATACCTACAAAGGAAGAGCTAACCTATATGAGGGGAATGGTCAACGGATATCATATGGGTTACCGTGATGCATACAGTAAGGTAAACAGAGAGTATGCACTATTGTATACTGTAGGCAAAAAGCCGGAGAATAAAAAAGTTAAAAATACGGTCAAGGAAAAAAAGAACAAAAAAAATCAATTGTAAAAAGCGAAGAGGAATTGAAAGAAATATTTCATTATAAGATACTGCAGGGGGCAAATTTGATGTAATCCCTCCAGCAGTATCTTATTTGTCTTTCTTCGTAGTGACGCTTTCCTTTATAGATATGAGAATATAACTATGGTACTCTTTCTACTTTTTGGATACAATAGTAATGTTTATCCGTATCAAAAACCAATAATATGTAAATGGGAGATGGTGCTATGTTAAAGGACAAATATTCTTTTTCGGATTTGATTGATATTATGGCATTATTAAGAAGCGGGTCAGGGTGTCCCTGGGATAGGGAGCAGACCCATGACAGCCTGAAAAAGTATTTTATAGAGGAAACTTATGAGGTTTTGGAGGCAATTGACTTGAGAGACAGGGACAAGCTTTGTGAGGAGCTTGGCGATGCGCTCCTGCAGGTAGTATTTCATGCACAGATTGCCACAGAGCAGGGGAACTTCGACATAAATGATGTAATCACAGGTATTTGCCGTAAACTTATTTCCCGGCATACACATGTTTTCGGAGAAGATAAAGCAGATACCCCGGATGAGGTTATAGGCAACTGGGAGGCTAATAAAAAGAAGGAGAAGGGAATTAATAGCCAGACAGGAGTATTGAAGGATGTACCCAGTAATCTGCCTGCCCTGATGAGGAGCTATAAAGTACAACAAAAAGCGGCACAGGTAGGCTTTGACTGGGATAATATAAAAGATGTGTTTAATAAGGTAAATGAGGAAATAAATGAGCTAAAAGATGTATACGAAAGTGAAAATATGGAAAGAATAACTGATGAGATAGGAGATGTATTCTTTTCTCTTGTTAATCTATCAAGATTCCTTAAAATTCAGCCTGAATTGGCTTTAACAGGGACAATAAACAAGTTTATCAGGAGATTTGAATATGTCGAGCAAGAAAGCATCAAAGCGTGTAAAAAACTTGAAGAAATGAGTCTTGCTGAAATGGATGTATTATGGGAAAAAGCAAAACTCCATTTTTCAGAAAGTAATAAAAAAAGCGAACAATTATAATTAAATTGCAAATTGTCAGTAAATTATTGTCAATTGCTTTAACAAAGGGAGGAAAAACAATGAATAAAGCAGATTTAGTTGCAAGTATGGCCGAGAAGAGTGATTTGTCAAAGAAGGATGCGGAAAAAGCACTTAATGCATTTATGGAAAGTGTAGAAAGTGCATTGACACAAGGTGATAAAGTTCAGCTCGTCGGTTTTGGTTCATTTGAAGTGAGAGAAAGAGCTGCGAGAAAGGGGAGAAATCCTCAGACTAAGGAAGAGATCGATATACCTGCTTCAAAAGTTCCTATTTTTAAGGTAGGTAAGGCACTAAAAGATAATATCAATACGTAACAAAGTAAATGCGCAGAATAACTGCGCATTTGTTGTTTTGCCGTTTAATTATGATCAAATATAGTTTATACTAGTAGATGATAACTAATGCATAAGAAATTTCCGGGGGTGTTTTAAGTGAGAATAGATAAATATCTGAAGGTTTCAAGGCTTATTAAAAGGCGTACTTTGGCATGTGAAGCATGTGAACAGGAACGTGTAAAAATAAACAGCAAGGTGGCAAAACCCAGTACGGAGGTAAAGGTCGGGGATCTGATAGAGATACAGTTCGGGAATAGCAATACGAAAGTCGAAGTTACATCGGTAGCAGAACATGTAAGCAAAGCAG
Encoded proteins:
- a CDS encoding response regulator transcription factor — its product is MPIRLLIADDDALIRDGLKIILGMDGDFEIVDCVDNGLKALELCLREKIDVALLDVRMPVMNGVQAAREICEKTSVKPLILTTFDDDEFITTAVRNGVRGYLLKNNPPDKIKDAIKMVYGGNTVMQDIVMDKIKEGLNTVSSSKLDKSMFSDRELEIMELISKGLSNREISGKLYISEGTVKNYITSVLNKTGLEHRTQIAIYYLNGGRL
- a CDS encoding sensor histidine kinase — its product is MENWIVLSKLTLIIYCAIKFSSHTSNITPVILCILIFVIINMAYHVFKSSNLKTSLLIFSIISVMGCFFYVNPLFILLLPINIIELIYKHRENMWLTVTVLVAGAFTAGRGLVAEYVLISVFGFLIYVLSYNSHKKITYLTAETDSLKEKNHSLHDKLNKEAEYEKQLKYSSQLEERNKIAQEIHDKIGHSLSGSLMQLEAAKLLVEYSHIQENNNKVREILQSVINTLRDGMESIRATLRNIKPVSEQLGVNRLKLLLEEFTVNSKIKSNLLHKGNLEQISYVQWKIIYENIKEALTNTIKYSNASTVTVHIEVLNKFIKAEIRDNGVGAAKIKKGLGIAGMEERSEGIGGKIITDGSKGFSIITLLPIEGGKHADQIVNRG
- a CDS encoding ZIP family metal transporter, coding for MSLEFLRNSSPIVNALIATCFTWFLTALGASLVFAFKSINRKVLDCMLGFAAGVMIAASFWSLLSPSIELAEKSDLPSWLPALTGFLMGGFFLKLVDKLLPHLHLEYPTDKAEGIKTGWHRSILLVLAITMHNIPEGLAVGVAFGAAASGMPSASLAGAVILAIGIGIQNFPEGAAVSVPLRREGFSRLRSFWYGQMSGLVEPVAGVVGAAAVFFIQPILPFALSFAAGAMIYVVIEELIPESQLSGNTDIATVGAMLGFALMMVLDVALG
- a CDS encoding DUF2935 domain-containing protein, with protein sequence MLSPVEELRFWTAIMRDHGEFMLISLSSREQDAIRTAYYYRNSFAVLHEEIKKYLDKPDAPEISTLANNSIPLLTGFINFKQILLRRLLECNMEISLPPTFLNHMINEAMEFFKVLSMLMSPIPVSDVMENIYLHKVWLPDAAGHAASIAAELDPVEKMLIKEAEEFEKCFNCLFIKADELGKMLERTGLDDGTLKHLNEEVRIKIEEFINFLERIYKLREQCKVLGTLKPLIPFHMMREENYYLARVKNVQSK
- the mazG gene encoding nucleoside triphosphate pyrophosphohydrolase encodes the protein MLKDKYSFSDLIDIMALLRSGSGCPWDREQTHDSLKKYFIEETYEVLEAIDLRDRDKLCEELGDALLQVVFHAQIATEQGNFDINDVITGICRKLISRHTHVFGEDKADTPDEVIGNWEANKKKEKGINSQTGVLKDVPSNLPALMRSYKVQQKAAQVGFDWDNIKDVFNKVNEEINELKDVYESENMERITDEIGDVFFSLVNLSRFLKIQPELALTGTINKFIRRFEYVEQESIKACKKLEEMSLAEMDVLWEKAKLHFSESNKKSEQL
- a CDS encoding HU family DNA-binding protein; its protein translation is MNKADLVASMAEKSDLSKKDAEKALNAFMESVESALTQGDKVQLVGFGSFEVRERAARKGRNPQTKEEIDIPASKVPIFKVGKALKDNINT
- a CDS encoding RNA-binding S4 domain-containing protein; this translates as MRIDKYLKVSRLIKRRTLACEACEQERVKINSKVAKPSTEVKVGDLIEIQFGNSNTKVEVTSVAEHVSKAGSKEMYELR